ATGAAATCGTCTTTGGTCGGAAGCTTGGTGACGTTTGCGCCAGAGGACGCGGCATTGGCGAGGGCGGCATCCACGTCGGCTTCGCTGCTCAGCCCGAGCGCGTTAATCACCTCGCCGTGGGTGGCCGCGTTGACCGGCTCCTTCTCGCTGAACTGCGCAAAGTACTTCGGCACAAGCAGCATCACGTAAATCGTGTCGCTGATGACCACGCATGAAGCGTTTTCATCGGTGAACTGCTCGTTGATCGTAAATCCGAGCGAGGTATAGAACGCCTTCGACGCGTCGAGGTCGCTCACTGGCAGGTTAATGAAGATCTGTGCTGACATAGGGCAACTGTACGCCTGCTTTGTGCCCGAAGGAACACGATTGCTCATATTGTTGTGGAGGCATTGGGCGGCAGCTTCGAATCATTCTTCATCGCTTGCTGCCGCCCGTCAGCTCCCCTAGCTGCGGAGAGCGTGCACCGCTATGACGTTCGTCGTCGATACCCGATTGTCAGGACCAGACCAAGCAGGGCCATCAACACCGCGAGACCAGCTGCCAGGGCGTTCTCGGCGCCGCCAGTGACGGTCAACGCCGAGGCAGCGGCCGCGGCCTTGGCATCATGAGTGGCTTCGACGCCGTCGTTCTGGGTTCCGTCTGACTCCGAGCCTGGGATCTTCGGCGCTGGCGTCACCGAAGCCACAGCCAGCGAGTCATCGCTCAATTGCTTACCCGCGATATCCACAGCTGAAACGAGGACGTCGTTCTGTGCAGAATCTGCATTCGGGTCGAGTTCTTTCCAGGCTCCGGCTGAGAACACGATGGACTTCGACTCGCCGGCACCCAGCTCAGCAATGTCAGTATCGCCTGCTGGGAACTTCGTGTCGACAACGGATACGTCGCGGAGAACGGTATCTCCCGTGTTTGTCACGGTAATCTTCCACCAGAGTTCCGCGCCAAAGTCACCGATTGCGTGTGTGTTCCAACCGGTTCCATCGGGAGCACAGTCTGCGTCCTCGCTCACAAAGCAGGCTTGCTTCGTGACCGAGACTGCCGCGGCAAAGTCACGAACCGTTGCAGTGGCACCGTTTGTATCCGGGACCTCAATGGTGTCACCGTTTCGTGGGTTTGTCGCGGAAACGGTAGCTTCACCGATGATCGTCTCAAGAAGCCCGTCTGTTGTGCAGGTCACCACCGAAACTGCGCCGCTGGCCAGGTCACCAATCGTTGCCGAGCATCCAAGCCCAGTTACATCGGTGACCACAACACCCGTCAGCGGGACCTGTCCCTCGTTGCTCACCACAACACGCCAGGTCACGCTCTCACCCGGTTCAACTTGCGTTGCAGTTTCCCAACCACCGGTGAGGCTCGGGGCGTCTGGGTCACAGCCAGCAGGAAGAGTACAGATCTCGTGCGAAATGGTCAGCAGCACGAGGGGCTCTTGCGAGCGCGTGGTAGCCGATGCCGTGTCGCTGAGGTCGGGATCACCAAACGGTGGCGTTGCAAGCACAGAGGCTTCGTTGGTGATGGTGCCGTCGAGCGGTGCCTCATCACAGACCTTTGAGATGCTCTCGCTTGAGGAGAGCGAATCAACGGTCAGGGCGCACCCCTGCGCTAACTCGTCGGAGACTCGCACGTTGGTCAGTGTGGTTTCGCCAGAGTTGGTAACGGTCACGCGCCACTTGCTTGCGCCGAGGAAGGGTACAAGCGTTGAGGTTGACCAACCGTCAGCGCCAATCGCTGCATCGGGCGAGCATCCGGATGCCGCAGGATCACAAGACTCTTTCTGCAGCGTGATGCCGGATTCCGGTTTCGGCGTGCCGATCGTGACCGATGCCGATGCTTCTTGGCTCAGCACATTACTCAGCGAGTCCGTAACCGATGCCGTCGCGGTGTTGAGCAGATCAGCTCGAAGTTCGTTTGTCTCGCACACAACGCTGGCCTGTTCGCCACGCGCAATGGGCCCGAGCTCATCAGATGCACAGCCGAGAACCATTGGATCGGAGACGACCACACTGGTCAGAACGGTCTGCCCCGAGTTGACA
The sequence above is drawn from the Lysinibacter cavernae genome and encodes:
- a CDS encoding VOC family protein; translation: MSAQIFINLPVSDLDASKAFYTSLGFTINEQFTDENASCVVISDTIYVMLLVPKYFAQFSEKEPVNAATHGEVINALGLSSEADVDAALANAASSGANVTKLPTKDDFMYQGAFRDLDGHSWEVFYMDPAQVQG
- a CDS encoding DUF7617 domain-containing protein: HRETILTNVRVKDPTNSDCATTVASLAAGASETASCTSSKLTSSLTNTASVIATPPFGDPNLTQSSTATVTPAKATPALSVVKEVCSTDGCDEDAAANEGGWAKTTAVDYFGSVTWRVTVTNTGETPVTGITVQDELAPGCAVGPFDLARGASHSITCESEQLTADLTNEAVASGSAPDAVPVTQTDSATVTVGEKPASSMTVVKEACNPLVNDCADSSAVGSDGWSSAGQVVFEGEGKWRVSVTNTGSTTLTNVRAVDASSPECSFVVASLAPGASKTVTCEASSVSSVVTNTATITATPPFGDPDLSETVSATLTPAAAVPGVVFVKEVCPLDQACEHDAGLGKGGWSDAATVDYDGSVQWRLTVVNSGQTVLTSVVVSDPMVLGCASDELGPIARGEQASVVCETNELRADLLNTATASVTDSLSNVLSQEASASVTIGTPKPESGITLQKESCDPAASGCSPDAAIGADGWSTSTLVPFLGASKWRVTVTNSGETTLTNVRVSDELAQGCALTVDSLSSSESISKVCDEAPLDGTITNEASVLATPPFGDPDLSDTASATTRSQEPLVLLTISHEICTLPAGCDPDAPSLTGGWETATQVEPGESVTWRVVVSNEGQVPLTGVVVTDVTGLGCSATIGDLASGAVSVVTCTTDGLLETIIGEATVSATNPRNGDTIEVPDTNGATATVRDFAAAVSVTKQACFVSEDADCAPDGTGWNTHAIGDFGAELWWKITVTNTGDTVLRDVSVVDTKFPAGDTDIAELGAGESKSIVFSAGAWKELDPNADSAQNDVLVSAVDIAGKQLSDDSLAVASVTPAPKIPGSESDGTQNDGVEATHDAKAAAAASALTVTGGAENALAAGLAVLMALLGLVLTIGYRRRTS